The following is a genomic window from Roseitalea porphyridii.
CCGTTCCGATCAGCAGGCCGAAGGGCAGCGTCAGCGTGACGAATTGCGGCGTGAGCAGCACCATCATCGTCAGGAAAGCACCGATCGACCCGGCCGACCCTGTCGCGAAGTCGATCCGGGTGACGGCCTGCGTCACCCAGACCACGGCCAGGATCGCCGCGAAGGCGCTCAGCGAGGCGATGGCGACACGCCGGAAGATGTAGCGTTCAACGGTTCTCAAGCGAGCGGCTTGTCCTTGCTGCGGGCGCCTTTCGGATGCTCCGATTCGTGACCGCCATATCCCCCCGCGCGGCCCGCGGCACTCGTTTCATAGTGTCGGTCCAAAGCTAACAATGTGGAAAACCCGACGGTTAATGAACCATTGCGGCCGCATCCGGGCCTTGCTATCGCCGCCGGCAACACCAAAATCAAGCCATCTCCCCGCCACGCCCGCTCAAGGTTTCGTCATCCATGTCCATGCTTCCCACGATCACTTTCGCCAAACCCGCCCCCGTCAAGAAGGGAGCGGCGCTGTTCGTCGCCGCCGAAGGCGACGACATCGGTGCCGTCGTCGGCGAGCTCGACGGCGAGGGCGTGGTCGCCCGGGCCGCCTCCATCGCCGAGTTTACCGGCAAGGCCAAGGCAACACTCGATGTGCTGGCGCCGGCGGGCAGCGCCGCGAGCCGGATCGTGGTGATCGGCGCGGGCAAGGCCGACGAGGCGGGCGAGGGCGACTGGCGCGCCATCGGCGGCGCCGCGCGGGCGGCACTTGCCAAGGAGAAGCTGGTCACCCTGTCGCCCGGCGAGGCGATGGACGCCGAGGCGCTTGCCGCGTTCGCGCAAGGGTGGCTGCTGCGCGCCTACCGGTTCGACAAGTACAAGACCGTCAAGAACGGCAAGAACGGCAACGGTGACAATCCGGTGGCCCAGAAGCTGGTCATCCAGACCGACAAGGCAAGCGCGGCCAGGAAGGCGTGGGAGGATGCCGAGGCCGTGGCGCGCGGCGTCATGCTGGCGCGCGATCTGGTCAACGAGCCGGCCAACATGCTCGGCACGGTCGAGTTCGCCGACCGGGGCAAGGCGCTCGAGGCGCTGGGCGTCGAGGTGGACGTGCTCGACGGCGAGCAGATGGAAAAGCTCGGCATGGGCGCGCTGCTGGGTGTCGCGCAGGGCTCCGAACGGCCGCCGCGCCTTCTGGTGATGAAATGGAATGGCGGCAAATCCAAGGACAAGCCGGTCGCCTTCGTCGGCAAGGGCGTCGTCTTCGACACCGGCGGCATCTCGATCAAGCCGGCCGGCGGCATGGAGGACATGAAGGGCGACATGGGCGGCGCGGGCGCGGTGATGGGCCTGATGCATGCGCTGGCCGCGCGCAAGGCGAAGGTCAACGCGGTCGGCCTGATCGGCCTTGTCGAGAACATGCCCGACGGCAAGGCGCAGCGCCCCGGCGACATCGTCACCTCGATGTCCGGCCAGACCATCGAGGTGATCAACACCGACGCCGAGGGCCGGCTGGTCCTCGCCGACGTTCTGACCTACGCCAACCAGACCTTCGAGCCGCGCGCGATGGTCAATCTGGCGACGCTCACCGGGGCGATCCTCGTCGCGCTCGGCCAGGAGCATGCGGGCCTGTTCTCGAACGACGACACGGTCGCCGAAGGGCTGACGAAGGCCGGCGAAGCGAGCGGCGAGAAGGTCTGGCGCCTGCCGATGGGACCCGAATACGACAAGCTGATCGATTCCAAGTTCGCCGACATGAAGAATGTCGGCGGCCGCAACGCCGGCTCGATCACCGCCGCACAGTTTCTCAAGCGCTTCGTCGGCGACACGCCCTGGGCGCATCTGGACGTCGCCGGAACCGCGATGGCTTCGCCCGCCGGCGATTTCAACCAATCCTGGGCTTCGGGCTACGGCGTGCGCCTGCTCGACCGCTGGGTCCGCGACGTCTACGAGGGCTGAACGGAGCGCCAGGCGCGATGACCGAAGTGACCTTCTACCATCTGACCGAGACCGCGCTCGAAGCGGCGCTGCCGGGCCTTGTCGAGAAATCGCTGGCCCGGCAATGGCGCACCGTGATCCAGGTGCCCGACGCGCAGGCCTGCGAGGAGGTCGACATGATGCTCTGGACGCACGAGCCTGTCTCGTTCCTGCCGCACGGGCGTGACGGCGACGAACCGGCCGCCGACCACCCCGTGTTCGTGACCGCCTCGACCGACAATCCGAACGGCGCCGCCATCCGGTTCGTCGTCCGCGGCGCCGCGCCGGACGGCGATCTTTCGGCCTACCAGCGGGTCGCGATCATGTTCGACGGTCAGGATGACGAAGCGGTGCAGCAGGCGCGGGGCCACTGGAAGACGCTGAAGGCGGACGGCCACACGCTCGCCTACTGGAAGCAGTCGCCCGAGGGGCGCTGGGAAAGGGCCGCCTGACATGCTGCGCCGAATCGGAACCGCATTCATCCTGTTCGGCGTGATCGGCCTTTGGGCCTATCCGGTCTGGTTCGGCACCTACTACAATGTCGAGTTGGGCACCTACCGCGTCTACGACGCCGATGGCGGCTTCCGCTCGCTGCCGACCGTGCCCCTGTCGCCGGCCGCCGTCCCGCTCGAGATCGACCTGTCGGGCCGGGCCGAGGAGGCGGGCGGCGCCGGACAGCCGCCCAACCTGACGCTGGTCATCAACGGACCCGAGCGGACCGCCTTCGCCGAGGTCATCGATCTCGAACGCGCCGAGGGGCGCGGCGAGGGGGCACTCGCGGCGGAGATCGTGGTGCGCGGGTCCCTCGAGGACGGCCCGCACCGGTTCGTCTTCGGACCGGGCGACCGCGACGGCACCCAGATCGCGTTCATGGACATGACACTGACCGCGGCGGTTTCCGCGCCGGACGGTCGCGTCGCACCGGTGTCCTGGGGACTTCTGGCGCTCGGCGTCGCGATGGTCGTCCTGCCGCTGTTCCGCCGCCGGCGTCGGACAAGGAGCGCCGATGGCGGCAAGCCCGCCAAGGGCCGGCGGAAGACGTCGAATATCGGGCGCGGCGTGCCGCTCGAGCGTGACGCGCGCAAGGCCGACAAGCCCAGGCGCCGCTGGGGTCGCGGTGACGACCGGGGCTGACCCGTTTCAACCGGCCCCGCTCGCGGCATCCTCATATTCGGCCGAAAGCGTCAGCCACCGCTCTTCCCAGGCGGCGCGCTTCTGTTCGGCCTCGGTCCGCTTGCGCGACAATTCGGCGACCCGCTCGCCGTCGGCGGCAACCTCGGGCCGCAGGAACTCCGCATCGATCGCCGCGATCACCCGGTCGGCCTTGTCGACGAGCCCTTCGAGTTCGCTGATCCGCTTGCGCATGGGCGCGAGATCCGCGCGGCGCGCCGCCGCCTGCTTGCGTTTGTGCCGGGCGTTCGACGCGGGCGCTTCGGCCTGACGCGCACCCGAGGAATCGCGCTTGAGGATCAGGGCGCGGTAATCGTCCAGATCGCCGTCATAGGGCGACACCGTGCCGTCGGCGACAAGCCAAAGCCGGTCGGCCGACGCCTCGATCAGGTGGCGGTCGTGGCTGATGACGATCACCGCGCCCTCATAGGCGTTGAGCGCTTCGGTGAGCGCTGCACGGCTGTCGATGTCGAGATGGTTGGTCGGCTCGTCGAGGATCAGAAGGTGCGGCGC
Proteins encoded in this region:
- a CDS encoding leucyl aminopeptidase, giving the protein MSMLPTITFAKPAPVKKGAALFVAAEGDDIGAVVGELDGEGVVARAASIAEFTGKAKATLDVLAPAGSAASRIVVIGAGKADEAGEGDWRAIGGAARAALAKEKLVTLSPGEAMDAEALAAFAQGWLLRAYRFDKYKTVKNGKNGNGDNPVAQKLVIQTDKASAARKAWEDAEAVARGVMLARDLVNEPANMLGTVEFADRGKALEALGVEVDVLDGEQMEKLGMGALLGVAQGSERPPRLLVMKWNGGKSKDKPVAFVGKGVVFDTGGISIKPAGGMEDMKGDMGGAGAVMGLMHALAARKAKVNAVGLIGLVENMPDGKAQRPGDIVTSMSGQTIEVINTDAEGRLVLADVLTYANQTFEPRAMVNLATLTGAILVALGQEHAGLFSNDDTVAEGLTKAGEASGEKVWRLPMGPEYDKLIDSKFADMKNVGGRNAGSITAAQFLKRFVGDTPWAHLDVAGTAMASPAGDFNQSWASGYGVRLLDRWVRDVYEG
- a CDS encoding DNA polymerase III subunit chi, whose product is MTEVTFYHLTETALEAALPGLVEKSLARQWRTVIQVPDAQACEEVDMMLWTHEPVSFLPHGRDGDEPAADHPVFVTASTDNPNGAAIRFVVRGAAPDGDLSAYQRVAIMFDGQDDEAVQQARGHWKTLKADGHTLAYWKQSPEGRWERAA